Genomic segment of Methylorubrum extorquens:
ACTCAGGCCGAGACACGGAAATTGTGATCGCCGAACAGAGCCGCGACGGCGTGATGGTGGCCGCGCCCGTGGTCGAGGCCGTCAAGGAGACGATCCGCGAGAACCGGATTGACGTGGTCATCATCGACCCGTTCGTGTCCTCGCACCGCGTCTCGGAGAACGACAACGGCGCCATTGACCGGGTTGCGAAGACTTGGGCGCGGATCGCCGAAGAAACAAACTGTGCCGTCGAGCTGATCCACCACGCCCGCAAGACCAACGGCGCCGAGGTGACGATCGAGGACAGCCGGGGCGCCGTGGCCCTGCTTTCGGCCGCGCGGTCTGCCCGCACCCTCAACGGTATGACGAAGGACGAGGCGGAAAGTGCAGGCGTCCAGAACCGCCGCTCTCATTTCAGGGTGGACAACGGCAAGGCGAACCTCGCGCCGCCGCCGGAGGGTTCGACGTGGTTCAAGATGGAGTCGGTCGCGCTCGGCAATGGCCCCCTCAACAGCGACGGCGACCACATCGGCGTGGTTACGGGCTGGACGTGGCCCGATCCGCTCGACGGCGTTCAGACTGCCGATCTCAGGGCAGCGCAAGCAGCCGTCAGCGCAGGCGGCCAGTGGCGCGAGAACTCGCAGTGTCGGGATTGGGTCGGCATCCCAATCGCTCAGGCGCTCAAGCTCGACCTATCGAAGAAGCCGGACAGGTCGAAAGTTATCCGCCTGCTCAAGATCTGGATCGGCAACAAAATGTTCGTCGTCACCAAGGGACTGGACGAGCACCGCAAGCCACGATCCTTCGTAGAAGTGGGGGAGATTGCCAGTGATTGAGACCCCCTTCCGTGAAGTGGTGCGGATGTGCGCCACCACCTGCGCCCCCCTAAAGGGGGGTGGCGCAAGTGGCGCAGTGGCGCAAACCCCGCACTTTGCGGCACCTGCGCCACCCTGCGACACCTCGTTTTTTCAAGTGGCGCAGAGCGGAATGCGTCACCTGCGCGCCACTCAGACAAGTTGCGCCACCTGGAAAGTGCGGAACGGGGCCAAAAACTCCGATTTTCAGGCTCAAAACGGGGTCGAAACGGCCCCGGTGCGGGGGCTCCAATGATTGCCGCCATGGATCGCTGGGGGCCGTTCGCTGACGGCATCGACAACGCCGAGCGGCTGGCCCGCCTACGTGCCCTTCGTGCCATCACCCACCTGTGCGCCGGCCCGCGCGGCGACCGTCTCGCCGACGAGTTGCAACGCGCCGAACGCGACGT
This window contains:
- a CDS encoding AAA family ATPase, coding for MSFNPHEASAYFDSRPFAPLLEDEEPERYPSPDGGTAPAQAPPQIKAKAFKWCEPAKIPPREWVYGRHLIRRYVSTTVAPGGLGKSSLALVEAVAMVSGKDLLGERPTEPLRVWYWNGEDPADELQRRVMAVALHYDLRPDDIGERLFINSGRDTEIVIAEQSRDGVMVAAPVVEAVKETIRENRIDVVIIDPFVSSHRVSENDNGAIDRVAKTWARIAEETNCAVELIHHARKTNGAEVTIEDSRGAVALLSAARSARTLNGMTKDEAESAGVQNRRSHFRVDNGKANLAPPPEGSTWFKMESVALGNGPLNSDGDHIGVVTGWTWPDPLDGVQTADLRAAQAAVSAGGQWRENSQCRDWVGIPIAQALKLDLSKKPDRSKVIRLLKIWIGNKMFVVTKGLDEHRKPRSFVEVGEIASD